GTCCCAGGTGATCGCCAGAGCCGCCGACGAAGTGCCGCTCAGCAGACTAACGTGCAGATTGTCCGACGCAACTTCCGGAAACCAATAGAACGCCGTCGCGAGCCCCACGATTCCGGCCAGCAGACTGCGTCGAAAGGCCACGTGCGGCGGCTGTTGATCACACACGGCGACCGCCAGCACCAGACCAATCCAGGCTGCCACAAACGCACGTTCGTCCAGCCACGGAAGCGCCATGAGCACTCCGCCGGATACTGCGATGATGAAAGGCACAAAGCGTTTCAATCTCACGCTTTCAAGAGAAGCCACCGTGATTCGGTCAGGTCAGGATACCACGAAGCACACGAAGATCACGAAGCAATCAATGGCCGGGAAACGCGGCAGGATCGCTGCAACACCAAGCCCGAAGTCATCGCACAGGCTACGCCTCGCGCGGGTTGTGAACAACGGCGGCGCCGACTTCGGGCCCGATATCCGGATCTGCCGGTTCGGGGCTTCGCCGGCAATTCGGAATATCCTCAGCACGGACGCGGGTTGCCCCGGGTGATTGGCAAATGTCGAATTCCCTGCGGAGTGCGGTCTTGTACGAACTCATCTGCCGCACACCTTGCATTCTGCTTGACTCACCTTGCGGGGTTGCCGACAAGTTGCGGTCTAAAGAGCAACCGTTGACCGTTGAGGCACACGCCGTCAAGACATCCCACGCCGATCGCACCGATGTACGATTCCCATGACACGCGAGCCAGCCTGCTGAGCGGTTTGCGAGATTCCAGCGATGAGTCGCGTTTCGAGTACTCCTGGGAACGTTTCAACGAACGCTACACGCCTCGCATGTATCGCTGGGCTCGACGGATGGGTCTCAGTCAGGCAGATGCGGAGGAAGTCTGTCAGGATCTGATGCTGAAACTGCTGAAGCGGTTAAAGACGCTGACTTACAACCCGGATCTGACTTTTCGCGGCTGGCTGCGTGCGGTGACTCGGAACGCAGTAATCGACTTTATCGAAGCCCGAAAGCGCATGCACCCGATGGAAGACACAGCACTGCAGGCACTGGTTGACCGGCATCCGCTGGAACAGGAACTGAATCGGCTGTTTGACGAAGAATTGCTGGCGACGGCATGCGAGAGCGCGGAAGCAAGGCTGCGGCGTACAGAAACCGGCACTCGCAATTGGGAAATCTTCGTGCGTTTGCAGGCACCGGATTCCGTGCCGGATGCAATTGCCGACGAATTCCGCATTCGCCGGCACGCGGTTTACGTGGCGAAAAACCGAGTGATGGAAGTTCTCCGCGACGAAGTGAACGCCTGAATTCGGAAGGACCGCACGGCTGATCGCCAGGAAGGAACGTTTTCCGGCGGAGCCTGGAACTCAGACATCGGCGGGCGGCAACTGATCGATAATCTTTTTCAGGTCTTCGATTTCCGTGCCGAGTCCCTGCAGAATGACGCGCGAAGAACGTCGGGTGATTCGCTGGCCGGTTCGGTGAAGTCATCGCTGTCCACACGCCTGATGATTTCACGCAGTAGCTCCTGGTTTCGACGCGCAGCGACAATCTTCTACCAGCATCTGACGGATGTTCGCTGCGGCTTCCGGGGTTGATTCGCCTCGGACTCCGCCGCGGCCTGATCCAGCAGCATGCAGGAAATGCCCATCATGTACAGGTTGCGAGCCACATTTTCGATATTTTTCAGGTTGCCGGGATCTTGTTCCATAAACGGTCTGGCGGCGCGATCGAGCCTCTGCGGAAGGCTATGGCTACCTGAACTCTTCGCGCCCGGCGTGATAGTCGGCCCATGCCTGCAGCACGGTCTGCAACGCGATGTACTGCGTACGTGACATTGCCGCATCCGGAATCGGGCAGCACGCGCTTCACGAAAACCGAGCCTCCGCTTCTTCATGCTGATCCAGCGTGGCGTGACACTGTGCCAGTTTCCGAGCTGTCACGGAGGCCGTGTCAATGATGGTCTGCGGATCGCTGAAGCCGGTGGCCTGCACTGGATCCGCCTAGTTCCGCATCCCGTCGCAGATGCGCGTAAGCGCCTCGTCGGGCCGGTCGCCGTCGAGCAGTATAAGCCTGAGTTTGTTTTCAACGGTGGACAGCAGATAACGCGGCTCCGAATTATCGGGGTCTGCTTTCATCAGGGCGTTCAGCGGATTGATGGTCGACTGCAGTAGCGTGACGGCCCCATCGACGTCACCCCGGGCGAAACGAACATCGGCATCCAGTTTATCGATCCGGCATTCGTCCAGACGATGCACAAGGCTGTCGGACGCTTTACCTCTTCGCGGAGAACCGGCCTGAATCGCCCGCAGTTCCGTGACATACTCCGCCGCTTCCTCGAACCGATCCGATTCCCGCAGATTGATGATCAGGTCCTGTCGAAGTATCCACGCCTTGTCATACAGATCCTGACTCCTCCAGCGGACGACATCTTCGGCGGGCAGCAATCGGCAGGCTTCCAGCAATGCATCCGTCGCCTGCGCGCGCAGCCCCTTCGCAATTTGAAGTTCCGCCCGGCGTTCAAGAATGGATACGGTTTCGCGAATGATGTTGATATCGCCGGCGGGCCGATGCTTCCTGAACTCCGCAAGCGTGCTTTCGCCCTTTCGCAGCCATTTCTCGGCCTGGTCCGCATTCCCCTGTCGCAGTCGCAGCAGGCACATTCCGTTTTCCAGGCCGGTCCGCGCCAGCAGCAGGGATGACAGATCCCGCGAGTTCGGTCCTGCGGCGATCGCGTCGTCAATCTCCGCGAATGCTGCGTCGTACCGGTCGGCGGCCGCGTCCCAGTTGCGGTACTCGAACATCTGAATGCCCGCGAGATAGACGTGGAGTCTGGCCTGTTCAATCGCATTCCTGGCGGACGCTCGGTCGGACGCCTCACCAACGATATCCAGGGCGCGCAGCAGGAATTCGCCATTGGCAATTCGCGGGTCGAGCCGTTCCGGTGGCGGCACGTTGTCGCGTTCGTCTGTGCCTGACGATTGCTCTGCCTGCTCAGCCGGCGACGACACGCCGGGTAGCCTCTGTTCCTTTGGAAGATCCCGGTACAGCGTCTGAACGCGTTGTTCCAGGTCATCGTAAAGGCCGGAAAGTCTTGTCGACGTCGCGGCGATGGCCTTCGCCTTGCCGTTCAATTCGGCCTGCAATTCACGGTTTCGATTTCCGCTCATTATCCAAAGCACTGCCATCACCAACATCAGAATGGCGACCGACAGCAGTATCACGGCCGGGTACTTTGCCAGCAGTCGGGACCATCGCTCGGCTGCGGTGTAGCGATGTGACGAAACCGCGGACGTCGTCAGCCATGCGCGAACTTCATCGGCGATGGCACGTGCAGAATTCAGCCTTTGCGACTTGTCCGGGTGGATGGCCGCGCGGCAGATGGAAATCAGTTCCGCCGGAATCTTCGCGCCCCGAGGATGCATGACTTTCGGATGACGGCCGTTGGCGATTTGCCGCAGGCGGTCCAGAACTCGCAGCGACTTCTGTTTCGAATCCTCTTCGGGATCTGCCGGCGTAGACTGCCAACTGCCGGCGGCATCCGAATGCGGAGCCACACCGGTCAGAATGTGAAACAGGATGGCTCCAAGCCCGTAGACATCCGTTTGCTGGTCATACTCGCTGGTGTGACCGGCGGCCTGTTCGGGCGACATCCAGGCAATTGTTCCCATCGACTGTTTCGCCGACGTCAGCCGCAGCGCGTCATCGGATTCGTCGCCGCGCGCCGCGTCGTCCGCGGAATTCGTGGTACCGGACACAGATTCTTCCGAGCGATCAGCGAATCCGGCGAGTCCCCAGTCCAGCACGACAGCGCGGCCGTTTTCGTCGATGATGATATTCTCGGGCTTCAGATCGCGATGCAGAACTCCCTGCTTATGGGAGACACGCAGCGTGTCGCAAACGTCGATGAACTGCTCGATGATCGTTCGGAAATCGGGAGCGCCGCGTTTCAGAACGGGCCGACCCGATTCGTGAAGTGCCTCGATCTTCCGTTGCAATGTCGCGCCCTGAATGAATTGCATAACATAGAACTCGCGACCGTCCGGCAGTTCCCCCTTTCCGTACACGGCGGGAATTCCGGGATGCTGCAGACGACTGGTGACTTCGTACTCGCGTCGAAACCGAAAAACCCGGTCCGCCGATGCCGGCCGGTCGCGACGAAGAGACTTCAGTGCCACTCGGCGAGTCAGTCGGGTGTCGCGGTAAACGCTGACTTCTCCCAGGCCGCCTTTCAGAGTCGGACCGACATAAATCAGGGAACAGTCGAAGTCAGCTGACTCTTCCGGTGCGGTGACAGTCGGTTGATGAATGCGATCTGCCTGTTCCCTGATACGACGGACGAGTTCGGGTTTCCCGTCGCTGCTGGCCGTCGCCGCCAACTGAAACTCATCAGCGGACGACGGCATTTCGTTTGCGACAACCGACAGCTTGTCCTGGCAGTCGCGACACGATTCCAGGTGCCACTCCGCGCGAGTCAGTTCTTCCCCCGAAAGTGCTCCCGCGACCAGCGCGCGGAGGATTTCGATTGTCAGGTGTGGCGATTCCAGCGTCTCGGACTCGCTTGCGGTGAATAGTGAGTCGGCCATGAGTCTGCTTCTCGGCTTGAGGGATCCGGGAATAAATCCCGGTGGATGCCAGACTGTGAAGCGAGCAGACTATTGGCAATCTGCAGAGAATTAAACAAAACCGCCTTACGAAGGAGCTGCCGGCGACAGATTTCGCCGGCCGCTCAATCGCGGGGATCGAAAGAACAACGGCACCGCCAACACGCCCTGGTCAGACACTGGTGTCCGTTTCATTGGACACTCGGTAGGTAACGTCGGAAGCTCCCGGCAGAAGCTGCAGTTTCAGGTTGACCTGGTAGCCGCGAAGTCTCATCAACAGATATCTGTCACCCGTCGACAGCGTGACGCTGTTGCCTGACCGTGTGACGGAGTAGTTGCCCACGGAGATCTCGGCACCGCGACCGTCTTCCAGCGAGAGCACGACGTCTGACAGGTTGCCGGATGTCACTTCAACGGTCCACGAAAATTGAATTCGCGGATAACGAGCACTGGCGGACACGTAGTAGTAGTCCGTCTCATCGTCTGAAGTCAGCCGATCAGTAGTGCTGCGATTTGGCAGCCAGATTGCGTCCGACCGAACATTGTTTGTTCCGTTGGGATCGGAATCGGCCGGCGCCATCAGCACGAAATCATACCGCGCTGACCAGTTGCTTCGCCCGCTGCCATTCCATGCACGGACCCAGACGCTGTGGTCGCCGGAAGCAAGATCCGCCGTCGGAGTATACGACGCGCCGTCAACGCTGCCCTGATAGACGACACGGGCTCCGGTCGTTCGGTTGTTGACCCACAATTCGTAGTGAGTCGCGCCCCCACTTTCCGTCCAGCGAAATGTCGGAGTGGCATCGGAAGTGTCTGCCGGTCCGGTCACCGACGGAGTTGCCGGGATCGCCTGGGAGGAAACGACACAACTGTGTGGGGCCGACCAGTCACCGGGCTGGCTGCCGTTCCACGCCCGTACCCACACCGTATGCTGCCCCGGCTGAAGTTCTGCCGCCGACCGGAATTGCGTCCCCGCGATACCCGACTCGTAGAACGACTCGCCGGCCGATCGATCTGTTCGAAACCCACAATTCGTAGTGCGTTGCGTTTTCTGCATCGGTCCAGCGAAACTCCGGAGTCGTGTCGCTGGTATCCGTCGGGCCGGTCACTCTGGAGACCCCGGGCCGCTGGACCGTTTCCTGAAGCTCGAATGAGTGACCCGCCGACCAGCGCCCCGGAACAGAGCCGTTCCAGGCCCGGACCCACACGGTGTACGTGCCTTCCGGGATTTCCCCGGTCGGCGTAAACCGTGTGGAGGTGACGTTCCCGTCGTGAATCACACGGCTGTTGATGTCGCGATTGGTGACCCACAATTCATAGCGAGTCGCGTTCCCGGCGGACGTCCAGGTGAAAGTGGGCGTTCTGTCCAAAGTGTCCGCGGGACCGGTGACCGTCGAAGTTCCCGGAACCGCCGTTGTGGCCAGCGCATCGGTCTGCAGTCGCACCTGGTAGCTTTCACCAAAACCGCTCGCATCATAAAGGTAGACGCGTGCGAAGTAGGTGCCCGCATCCAGCGTCGTTTCGATGCGTTCCGGTTGACCGCCGGATCGGATCGACCGAGCGATCGTGCTGCCACTGGAGTTCTCAAGTTTCAAATCGAGATCACCGCGGAACTCATAGAGATCCGGATGCAGCTTGTAGAGATCCAACTGCACTTCGGCCCGGGAATGTAGCGTGAATTCGTAGTAGTCGACGTCACCGACCGAGCGAATGCCGCCTGTGATGACGACGTCCGCGTTGGGACTCGACCGGGTGGTTACAGCCAGAGTGTCGGCGGCAGCAGGAGTGTCGTTGAATTCCTGTTCGAAATTCGGCCCCGGTTCCCACCCGGTGCTGCTCAGCAATTGCTTCGGCTCCAGGCATTCCAGACCGGAAATGACGGAATGACTTCGCGACGCGGACCTTCGCCGCGGACGGCTGAATACGAATCGAATGATTTGAGCAAGCGTCTTACGGAACATCGGGCGTCTCCTGAAAGAATCGCGGAATTCAGCGGTGGTGCGACTTCGGCACAACAGCGTTACCCCGCGACGTCCGGAGATCTCTCAGGATTCCGCGCGAAAAATCGGAGATTGTTCCGAGAATCCCGCTCGCGGCAGAAAGGCGGCTTCCACCGACTGCAGGCGATACTTGTCACTTCCAGGCGATTCCGCAAAGCTTCGTGCTCCCCTCGAATTGCGTTCACGTACACGATCGGATCATCAGGAGCGAGACACACAACATGGCAGTCGTTGAAAAGCTTGGGCAGTTTTATCTGGGGCGCAAACATGATCTGGAATCCGGCCGGACGCTGGCTGACGAACTGCATTACGACGCCAAGGACCTGACGACTCACGCCGTCTGCGTGGGCATGACGGGCAGCGGGAAGACGGGGCTGTGCCTCTCGCTGCTGGAAGAAGCGGCCATTGACGGAATTCCGGCCATCGCCATCGA
This sequence is a window from Planctomycetaceae bacterium. Protein-coding genes within it:
- a CDS encoding sigma-70 family RNA polymerase sigma factor, producing the protein MYDSHDTRASLLSGLRDSSDESRFEYSWERFNERYTPRMYRWARRMGLSQADAEEVCQDLMLKLLKRLKTLTYNPDLTFRGWLRAVTRNAVIDFIEARKRMHPMEDTALQALVDRHPLEQELNRLFDEELLATACESAEARLRRTETGTRNWEIFVRLQAPDSVPDAIADEFRIRRHAVYVAKNRVMEVLRDEVNA
- a CDS encoding PPC domain-containing protein, with protein sequence MFRKTLAQIIRFVFSRPRRRSASRSHSVISGLECLEPKQLLSSTGWEPGPNFEQEFNDTPAAADTLAVTTRSSPNADVVITGGIRSVGDVDYYEFTLHSRAEVQLDLYKLHPDLYEFRGDLDLKLENSSGSTIARSIRSGGQPERIETTLDAGTYFARVYLYDASGFGESYQVRLQTDALATTAVPGTSTVTGPADTLDRTPTFTWTSAGNATRYELWVTNRDINSRVIHDGNVTSTRFTPTGEIPEGTYTVWVRAWNGSVPGRWSAGHSFELQETVQRPGVSRVTGPTDTSDTTPEFRWTDAENATHYELWVSNRSIGRRVVLRVGYRGDAIPVGGRTSAGAAYGVGTGVERQPAR
- a CDS encoding protein kinase, whose protein sequence is MADSLFTASESETLESPHLTIEILRALVAGALSGEELTRAEWHLESCRDCQDKLSVVANEMPSSADEFQLAATASSDGKPELVRRIREQADRIHQPTVTAPEESADFDCSLIYVGPTLKGGLGEVSVYRDTRLTRRVALKSLRRDRPASADRVFRFRREYEVTSRLQHPGIPAVYGKGELPDGREFYVMQFIQGATLQRKIEALHESGRPVLKRGAPDFRTIIEQFIDVCDTLRVSHKQGVLHRDLKPENIIIDENGRAVVLDWGLAGFADRSEESVSGTTNSADDAARGDESDDALRLTSAKQSMGTIAWMSPEQAAGHTSEYDQQTDVYGLGAILFHILTGVAPHSDAAGSWQSTPADPEEDSKQKSLRVLDRLRQIANGRHPKVMHPRGAKIPAELISICRAAIHPDKSQRLNSARAIADEVRAWLTTSAVSSHRYTAAERWSRLLAKYPAVILLSVAILMLVMAVLWIMSGNRNRELQAELNGKAKAIAATSTRLSGLYDDLEQRVQTLYRDLPKEQRLPGVSSPAEQAEQSSGTDERDNVPPPERLDPRIANGEFLLRALDIVGEASDRASARNAIEQARLHVYLAGIQMFEYRNWDAAADRYDAAFAEIDDAIAAGPNSRDLSSLLLARTGLENGMCLLRLRQGNADQAEKWLRKGESTLAEFRKHRPAGDINIIRETVSILERRAELQIAKGLRAQATDALLEACRLLPAEDVVRWRSQDLYDKAWILRQDLIINLRESDRFEEAAEYVTELRAIQAGSPRRGKASDSLVHRLDECRIDKLDADVRFARGDVDGAVTLLQSTINPLNALMKADPDNSEPRYLLSTVENKLRLILLDGDRPDEALTRICDGMRN